The segment AAAGAAATACCTGTTGCGTTGATGGTTTATGATGGAGGGGATAGTATGAGAAGCTATGAGATGGAAGATTTCTTTTCTCCATCAATATTTGAAGGAATGGACTTAGTTCAGGCAGTTACGCTGACTTTTACCGATGAAATCGATTAAATTAGTCTCACTAAATGGGTATATAAAGTGTTAGAGGGACGTTCTTTCACAGCCCTCTAACTACTTGTTTAATTAGATTTTTTATTTTTCTTAAACGAAATAATCATTACGCTTAACTGTAAGATCACAATCGCGATTAAAAAGTAAAAATTCTTGCTTGAGCTGCCTAAGCTAAGCTCATCTGCTAAAATCCCACCGATAATATGAATTTGCGCCATGAGTAAAATGATAAATGCACTGATAAAAAGCATAATTTTAGGATTTATGGCAAAGCGCAAAACAGCAATGAGTAGCAATGCCGAAAATAATAAAGCAAGTATATAAAGTGGATCGAGTAATGTTAAAACACCATCAACCGCAAATTTTTCGTATGTAAAAGTCGTTTCCATAGAGTGCTCCTTTATTTTTGCTGATTAATTATTAACTTTATCCACAATCAGAAATTTATCATCCTTTATATAATAGTCCCCATAATTTCTAGAAATGGAAACAGTTTTGACTACTTTTTTATTCTTCGCAAATACTAATAAAAAATTTGTTTCCATTACATCAATTCCACCAATTGATAAAAATTTAACGCCCATTGACTCTTCAATTATTTCATCCGTTGAATACGGTCCAAATGCTCTTACCTCAGTCCATTCCAAATCGGTTATTGTTGTTAAATCAATTTGAGTTTCCCCTTGCTCTAAAAGGGCATGAATTTCACCACGTGTAATCGGATCTTCCGTTTCTTTCTCCCAAATAAATAGGCCTAATAAAACGGTGAAAGTGATTATGAGGAATGTGTAAATTAATTTCTTCATAAATTCCTCCATTTCTTCACATTGTATTTTACCATAGTTATAATGACAGTTTTCTATAAAGAAGGTTCGTTAATACTCTTCAAAGTAGCAAAAAGCCTGCCAATACTAACTGTATCATTGTAAATACAGGTTAACCATTAGAACGTTATATAGATGAAGTAATGGGGTATATAAACGATTAATTTTTTTAAGACTTATTCCCACTAATCTCTAAAGAATAATTCCTCCTATGTTGCGCACATTACTTTGTAGGAGGTGAAAATCCATGGGGAATAATAAAAACAACAACAAAACAATGAATACAAGAACGCATAATCCATTTGATACGTACAAAAGCAAAAGTCTTGACGTCAGTAATAGCAATAATAATAACCCAAATGACAACCTAAACGAAGAATTCGCTCCAGAATTTGATGCGAAAGCAAAAAATAAAAATAATAAAACGAACCATGACAAAAATCAACAATCTAATAAAAATAAATAGTCAAATTTAGCTGATTTTTATTAATTTTTGGAGGTGGACAAGTAATGGCGAAGAAGGGGAAAACAAGTTTTAAGAAGAAAAAGAAAGACGATAAACCTAAAAATAACAACAATCGTGAAGAGTATTCAGCGGAATTCAATGCAGTGATTCATAATAATGTTCAACAACCGAAGCAGTAAATAAAATAGGTACGAAACGAAATGCGCCAGGAGTAAAATATATAAACTTCTGGCGTATTTATTTTTTGTTGTTATGACAAATTTATGCCTATTAAAAATAGAAATGTTAGGTCCATACAACTTAAATCATTGAGTGTTGAAAATACATATGTTACTTTGTAATAGAAAACTGAAAATTAAAAATTATATTACGGGGGATTGATTCTAATGATTAGACATATTGTAATGTGGAATCATAAGGAAGAATTTAATAATGAACAGAAAGCAATGAATGCTAAAAATGTGAAAGATGAGTTGGAAAGTTTAACAAAAGTAATTAATGGAATAATATCGTTAAATGTTACTATAAACCCGTTATCTTCTAGCAATCGAGAAGTGATATTAGATAGTTTATTTGAGAGTGAAGAGGACTTGCAAAAATATCAAATTCATCCGGAACATGTGCGCGTAAGTCAGTTTGTAGGTACTGTACTGAATAATCGGGCTTGCATTGACTTTAACGAAGATTAACTGGCTAATTTAATTACATCGTTACATATTTAATTTCAAATGTCCTATAAAAAAAATGGTGCGTGCTATCGAGTGATTTCTTTTAAATTGAGCAAGCTATAGATGAGGTGAAAAGCTCAATGATGCGAAAATTAATAGTTGCACTTAGTGTTTTTTCGGCTGTTTTATCGATACCACCACATGCTTCAACTATTGTTCATGCACAAAAAGAAACGCCTGCCTATGCGAAATGGGGAGCGCTCGCTATGAGGGAAGCGCAAAATCAATATCCGCATGCGCAAATTATTGATTATTTGCACCGCGGTAGGGAAACGCGAGAGGACGTAATAATCGAGAAATTTAAGTTTTGGTTAAAACAGGGCGACAAAGAATTTGGTGTATATGTCAACATTATATTTGTCGCTACAACGGAAAAAATAGTGACAATTGAATTTCAAGAAACAGATAGATAACAATCATTGTTGAGGCAAAGTATGTGATTTTCACTCGGACGAAATTTGTAGCATGACAATAATAATTAAGAGGAAGCCTGAATATTTTGGGTTTCCTCTTTTTATGTTAATCGTATCCTTTCTTCATATTTGTAAGCGGCTATACTTTACATGATATAAATCGAGGCGTATAGTATTTACTTAACTAGTTAAATAAATGGAGAGGTGAGAGCATGAACCTAGTATTCCATGCATTATTCCAAAAAAGTAGGTATTTAACGAATTGTTTGAATGAAACATTGAAGCAACATAATTTGTATAGTTCACAATGGTCGATTTTATATTGTCTACATGTTCATGGGCCAATGACGTTAACGCAAATTTGGACGTATTTAAATGTCGAAGCGCCAAGTATTACAAGAGCTGTCAAGAGACTTGAAACGTTAGGATGGTTACAACGAGTAGATGGGGCAGATAAACGTGAAAAAATTGTGACATTAACAGAGATGGCAGAAGAAAAATTACCAATCATTCTAAAAACAATTTTAGCTTTCGAGGATGAAATGATTGGCGACATGACGCTTGAAGAGCAACAGCAATTTA is part of the Solibacillus sp. FSL K6-1523 genome and harbors:
- a CDS encoding DUF3889 domain-containing protein translates to MMRKLIVALSVFSAVLSIPPHASTIVHAQKETPAYAKWGALAMREAQNQYPHAQIIDYLHRGRETREDVIIEKFKFWLKQGDKEFGVYVNIIFVATTEKIVTIEFQETDR
- a CDS encoding MarR family winged helix-turn-helix transcriptional regulator; amino-acid sequence: MNLVFHALFQKSRYLTNCLNETLKQHNLYSSQWSILYCLHVHGPMTLTQIWTYLNVEAPSITRAVKRLETLGWLQRVDGADKREKIVTLTEMAEEKLPIILKTILAFEDEMIGDMTLEEQQQFMNLLQKMKG
- a CDS encoding acyl-CoA dehydrogenase; this translates as METTFTYEKFAVDGVLTLLDPLYILALLFSALLLIAVLRFAINPKIMLFISAFIILLMAQIHIIGGILADELSLGSSSKNFYFLIAIVILQLSVMIISFKKNKKSN
- a CDS encoding Dabb family protein; the protein is MIRHIVMWNHKEEFNNEQKAMNAKNVKDELESLTKVINGIISLNVTINPLSSSNREVILDSLFESEEDLQKYQIHPEHVRVSQFVGTVLNNRACIDFNED